In Persicimonas caeni, a single window of DNA contains:
- a CDS encoding coiled-coil domain-containing protein, with protein MFRRTALLARHLIALTILSVSCLLVSGPAFGADWDRFPELEGRQHAAIKKRFDGPLYDQVRECYRRYDSRVGAEYFAAMVDVTDASGSRSRKKNDAGPYAAALFDAWKEQRKLDAQDGVLVVLGLRNRSLAVVPGEKWKKIGFDGEVIEETLNAAHVKKYQRRGKYVDALCSVVHDIDLRLSSLQREMDGRISKLKERLPALDRKLGVLTQQVDGRFKEDRAFGEELREKLAKARAQLDEASKLVETEPAQAVNLADAVEAVIQPVRKDLSRFDTDIAVLDGLEKDLAKLEETIEARPDVDWEHPQAALAQLDECKEKAADIRNAYEGRPPQVRDCQRKAEEHLARGDVHYFYLRGVLPTAVVGLIVLLLISFVAVRRLRRRRAMRVLDADLAEWNRRLDRALTRLDSIHDLCPWYFAPGRTLWRGESAALDARVSDATNHIALLLAKGRELVAEAEALRDESHALDAERLERALAVLRETSVEFEAGRVHPHQQLEMPLSQPIATSANELLGALDDTYLQVRSELDEVVEMNARLAEATDRADAAAARATHAVELRGELGLDAEHLTQPLTSALVSWRQAKRVSDADPKQASALFEEVAVGLEELAERAELGNEVVQRIQGPVAELGDEMEQHTLRLRFARINLSKLSFDPRDELEAAKRRAVKCIGLVDAAREAEAAQALADLEESLERIAEGLEVVAQTRDDVPERLDEIAERRREIKDRLLVLRYTLRMLASNNDDRVFEEESQRLNRHHARLTALPNRIDLAREHHEAGRYLMAAEQIAKIERVFEKSEAFIAQLEELEDDVAKARELCVELVETCEPRLRALQVRSKKTGVSAELRSLVAEQAVTFQIVRDAVRAEHADWLDARDELLALNEVLWFLSAEVDLDLEGGHDATGLDAEATRQYRETQVALMTYRPAVRDSLAPQSLGESSSWADSVATIDAPAVAI; from the coding sequence ATGTTTCGCCGCACCGCCCTTCTGGCTCGTCATCTCATCGCCCTCACCATCCTGTCGGTCTCTTGCTTGTTGGTCTCTGGACCCGCCTTCGGCGCGGACTGGGACAGATTTCCCGAACTCGAGGGGCGCCAGCACGCCGCTATCAAAAAGCGCTTCGACGGTCCGCTCTACGACCAGGTGCGGGAGTGTTACCGGCGTTACGACTCGCGCGTCGGCGCCGAGTATTTCGCTGCGATGGTCGACGTGACCGACGCATCGGGCAGCCGCTCGCGCAAGAAGAACGACGCCGGCCCCTACGCCGCCGCGCTCTTCGACGCGTGGAAGGAGCAGCGCAAGCTCGACGCCCAGGACGGCGTGTTGGTGGTGCTGGGGCTTCGCAATCGCTCGTTGGCCGTCGTGCCGGGCGAAAAGTGGAAGAAGATCGGCTTCGACGGCGAGGTCATCGAGGAGACGCTGAACGCCGCGCACGTCAAAAAGTACCAGCGCCGCGGCAAATACGTCGACGCCCTCTGCTCGGTCGTCCACGACATCGACCTGCGCCTCTCCTCGCTGCAGCGCGAGATGGACGGACGCATCTCGAAGCTCAAAGAGAGGCTGCCGGCGCTCGACCGCAAGCTCGGCGTGTTGACCCAGCAGGTCGACGGGCGCTTCAAGGAGGACCGCGCGTTCGGCGAGGAGTTGCGCGAGAAGCTCGCTAAGGCGCGCGCGCAGCTCGACGAAGCCAGCAAGCTCGTCGAGACCGAGCCCGCCCAGGCGGTCAACTTGGCCGACGCGGTCGAAGCCGTGATCCAGCCGGTGCGCAAGGACCTGTCGCGCTTCGACACCGACATCGCGGTGCTCGACGGACTCGAAAAGGACCTGGCGAAGCTCGAAGAGACGATCGAGGCCCGCCCCGACGTCGACTGGGAGCACCCGCAAGCCGCCCTCGCCCAGCTCGACGAGTGCAAGGAGAAGGCGGCTGATATCCGAAACGCCTACGAGGGGCGGCCCCCGCAGGTGCGCGATTGTCAGCGCAAAGCCGAGGAGCACCTCGCCCGCGGTGACGTACACTACTTCTACCTTCGCGGTGTGCTGCCAACCGCCGTCGTCGGGCTCATTGTGCTGCTGCTGATCAGCTTCGTCGCCGTGCGTCGTCTGCGCAGAAGGCGGGCGATGCGCGTGCTCGACGCCGACCTCGCCGAGTGGAACCGACGCCTCGACCGGGCGTTGACGCGGCTCGACTCGATCCACGACCTGTGCCCCTGGTACTTCGCCCCCGGCCGCACGTTGTGGCGTGGCGAGAGCGCGGCCCTCGACGCGCGAGTGAGCGACGCGACCAACCATATCGCGCTGCTGCTGGCCAAAGGGCGCGAGCTCGTCGCCGAGGCCGAGGCCCTGCGCGACGAATCGCACGCGCTCGACGCCGAGCGCCTCGAGCGCGCCCTGGCCGTGCTTCGCGAGACGAGCGTGGAGTTCGAGGCCGGGCGCGTTCACCCGCACCAGCAGCTCGAGATGCCCCTGTCGCAGCCGATCGCCACGAGCGCCAACGAGCTGCTCGGCGCCCTCGACGACACCTACTTGCAGGTGCGCAGCGAGCTCGACGAGGTCGTCGAGATGAACGCGCGCCTGGCCGAGGCGACCGATCGGGCCGACGCCGCCGCGGCGCGGGCCACGCACGCCGTCGAGCTGCGCGGCGAGCTCGGCCTCGACGCCGAGCACCTGACCCAGCCGCTGACCTCGGCGCTGGTCTCCTGGCGTCAGGCCAAGCGCGTGTCGGACGCAGACCCCAAACAAGCCTCCGCGCTCTTCGAAGAGGTCGCCGTGGGGCTCGAGGAGCTCGCCGAGCGCGCCGAGCTCGGCAACGAGGTCGTCCAGCGCATCCAAGGCCCCGTCGCCGAGCTGGGCGACGAGATGGAGCAGCACACCCTGCGCCTGCGCTTTGCACGCATCAACCTGAGCAAGCTCAGCTTCGACCCCCGCGACGAACTCGAGGCCGCCAAGCGCCGCGCGGTCAAGTGCATCGGCCTAGTCGACGCAGCGCGCGAGGCCGAGGCCGCGCAGGCCCTGGCCGACCTCGAAGAATCGCTCGAGCGCATCGCAGAAGGGCTCGAGGTCGTCGCCCAGACGCGCGACGACGTGCCCGAGCGGCTCGACGAGATCGCCGAGCGCCGCCGCGAGATCAAAGATCGACTCCTGGTGCTGCGCTACACTCTTCGCATGCTCGCCTCGAATAACGACGACCGCGTCTTCGAGGAGGAGTCGCAGCGGCTCAACAGGCACCACGCGCGGCTGACCGCGCTGCCCAACCGCATCGACCTTGCCCGGGAACACCACGAAGCCGGCCGCTACCTGATGGCCGCCGAGCAGATCGCCAAGATCGAGCGTGTTTTCGAGAAGTCGGAGGCGTTCATCGCCCAGCTCGAGGAACTCGAGGACGACGTGGCGAAGGCGCGCGAGCTGTGCGTCGAGCTCGTCGAGACGTGCGAGCCGCGGCTTCGCGCGCTGCAGGTACGCAGCAAGAAAACAGGAGTCAGCGCCGAGCTTCGCTCTCTGGTCGCCGAGCAGGCCGTCACGTTCCAGATCGTGCGCGACGCCGTGCGCGCCGAACACGCCGACTGGCTCGACGCGCGCGACGAACTGCTCGCGCTCAACGAGGTGCTGTGGTTCCTGTCCGCCGAGGTCGACCTCGACTTGGAGGGAGGTCACGACGCCACCGGCCTCGACGCCGAGGCGACGCGCCAATACCGCGAAACACAGGTCGCTCTGATGACCTACCGCCCGGCCGTGCGCGACTCGCTAGCGCCCCAGTCGCTCGGCGAGAGCTCCTCGTGGGCCGATTCGGTAGCGACGATCGATGCGCCGGCGGTGGCGATCTGA